A region from the Terriglobia bacterium genome encodes:
- a CDS encoding 4Fe-4S dicluster domain-containing protein → MAPQPKRYALIVDSKKCLNCKACVVACRAENQVPLGKSRDWIGEEHHGTWPKMLAAFEPEQCHHCASPACVRVCPTGASWQRKDGVVLVNDTECVGCRYCMIACPYDARFFREDRGVVEKCTFCVQRVDRGEIPACVETCPSKVRVFGDINDADGRLREILNTRQYRLKKPETGNGPQIYYLL, encoded by the coding sequence ATGGCCCCGCAACCCAAACGCTATGCCCTGATCGTCGATTCAAAAAAATGCCTGAACTGCAAGGCCTGCGTTGTCGCCTGCCGTGCCGAAAACCAGGTCCCCTTGGGCAAGAGCCGGGACTGGATTGGAGAAGAACATCACGGGACGTGGCCGAAGATGCTGGCCGCCTTCGAACCGGAACAGTGTCATCACTGTGCCAGCCCGGCCTGTGTGCGGGTGTGTCCGACCGGGGCCTCATGGCAGCGGAAAGACGGCGTCGTGCTCGTCAACGACACGGAGTGTGTGGGTTGCCGCTACTGCATGATTGCCTGCCCGTATGATGCCCGCTTCTTCCGCGAGGATCGCGGCGTGGTGGAAAAATGTACCTTCTGTGTCCAGCGTGTGGACCGTGGAGAAATTCCGGCCTGCGTGGAGACCTGCCCGTCCAAGGTGCGCGTCTTTGGTGACATCAATGACGCCGACGGAAGGCTTCGGGAAATTCTCAACACCCGTCAATACCGGCTGAAGAAACCGGAAACGGGCAATGGCCCGCAAATCTATTATCTGTTGTAG